Genomic window (Cellulosilyticum lentocellum DSM 5427):
TCATAACTATGAATTTTAAAACACTAGGGATTTCCCCTGAAATGATAAATCACTTAAAAAAATCAGGTATCACAATACCAACACCCATTCAAGATCAAACAATCCCCCTTATATTATCAGGAAAGGATGTCATTGGTGAGGCACAAACAGGTACAGGTAAAACATTAGCTTTTTTACTTCCTCTTTTTGAAAAGCTTTCTTCTAAAAGCCCTAACATCCAAGCCCTTGTTTTATCTCCTACAAGAGAGCTTGCTATTCAGATCACCCAAGAAGCAAAAAAGTTAGCTGAAGCTAAGGCTATCGGCATTCTACCTATTTATGGTGGACAAGATACAGCCATGCAGCTAAAGAAATTAGGAAAACCTGTTCATTTAGTTATTGCTACGCCAGGACGTTTACTAGACCACATTGGCAGAAAAAGTATTGATTTAAGCAAAACCACTACCTTCGTTTTAGATGAAGCCGACCAGATGCTTTTAATGGGCTTTAAAAATGACGTAGAAAGTATCACTAAGCAGCTTCCTAAAAAGCGTCAAACCTTATGTTTTTCAGCTACCATGGATGCACCAGTTAAAAAACTTGCTTACCGCTATACTTCTTCTCCTACAACTGTAACGATTGCTAAAAAGAAAATAACTATTGAAGCCATCCATCAAGAAATTGTAGAGACCACTGATCGTCATAAACAAGCTGCTCTTCTTCAGGTATTAAGCGAAGATAATCCTTATATGGCTATTATCTTCTGCCGCACCAAACGCCGTGTTGAAGTGCTTTATGAAGCTATGAAAGATAAAGACTATAACTGCGTAAGGCTTCATAGCGATATTTTACAATCCAAAAGAGAGCGCATCATGAAAAGCTTTAAAAAAGGTGATATTCAATACCTTATAGCTACGGATGTTGCTGCTCGTGGTCTTGACATCTCGGGTGTCACCCATATTTATAACTATGATGTACCTGAAACACCCGAAGCCTATATTCATCGTATTGGACGTACAGGACGTGCCGGAAATGATGGCTACACTTGCATGTTTATGTCTCCAAAAAACGAAAAAGAAGTATCTGAAATCGAAGCACATATCCGCTTTAAAATCCCACGTCGTATACTTCAAGATATACTTTAATTACCTAACGAAGAAGTGCCATAAAATCAATTGATCTAGCAAATAGTCACATTAGCTTTTTATAAAAGCATAAAAAAACGACATGAGTTAACTTGCTAAAGCCAACTCATGTCGTTTTTTTGTTATATCCTATTCAATCATAATAGACCTAGCTATATCAATACTATCACATCATAGTTTTCTATATGAGTTAATGATGTAACAGAAATTCTTGTAGATTCATTACATTATTAACTATGTAATCTGCTCCAGCTAATTCTAATTCACCCTCTTCTGCATATCCAAATTTAACACCAATAGAATGAATATGACATGCCTTTGCACCTAGTATATCCTGTTTTCTGTCTCCCACCATAATGGTCTCATGCTTATCTTCCTCATTCAACTTTAGTTGCTTAAATACTTCTTGTATAACCTCAGCCTTATTACTTCGTGTACCATCCAATTCGCTTCCGACTATCACCTCAAAATATTGTTTAAGGTGATAATTTTCTAGTATTTTTTCAGCATAGATATAGGGTTTAGAAGTTGCCACAGCAAGTTTCTTTTCCTGTTTCCTTAGGGCTTCTAACATTTCTTTAATACCTTTATAAACACCATTTTCAAATAAACCAATAGTGCTAAATCTTTCCCTATATTTTTCAACAGCCACTTTAGCTTGCGTCTCATCTAAGCCATAGAATGTCATAAAAGAGTGCTGTAATGGTGGCCCAATAAAACAAGTCAAGTGATTTAAATCATTTTCTTCTATATTGAAATGTTTTAAAGCATATTGAACGCATTTAGTAATCCCTTCCTTAGGGTCAGTAAGTGTTCCATCTAAATCAAATAATATACTCTGATACATTCATCTTCCTCCTCAATACTTTTATCTAGGCCTTTGTAAGCTCTTCCTTTCTTTACTTATCACTTTGATTTTATTTTACAAGAATAATCAGATCTTCTATTACACTGAAACCATTTTTTTCATAAAATGTCCTTGAAGGATAGTTTTTTTCTGTATTTAACATCATGCCATTCATTCCCTGGGCTTTTATATCGGCTTCGATTAAACTGATAAATACACTTCCAATACCCTGTCCTTGCCACTTTGTACTGACACAAAACTCGTCAATGTAATACTCCATCCCGTTAATCCAAGGCTTCTTCATACCAACACTTAATGCAACCACCTCATCATCTATTATTCCAACATAACCTACAAAATAATTATTATCCATATGATTTTCAAAGAATGTAACCACTTGATTTCTAGATTCATACACATCATTCCATGGTGCTTTTGAAAAGGTCTCTATAAATAGATCTACGCAAGCATCCAGCTTATCTTTCTCAAGTTTAACAATATTTAATTTTTTAGCCATCTTAATTCTCCTCTTAATCTTGAAAAGTCTTTAAAGCCTTTATCGTCTGTTCAATCAGCTCATCTAATGTCCAACCCAGCATCTCTGCCCCTCTTTCAATGACCTCTCTTGAACATCCCGCTGCAAAACCCTTACTTTTAAATTTTTTCTTTACAGACTTGAGTTCTAAGTCTTGAATGCTTTTTGAAGGTCTCATCAAAACCACAGCCCCAATCAGTCCTGTTAACTCATCTACTGCATAAAGTACTTTTTCCATTTCATGTTCTGGCTTTATATCAACCGTTATCCCGTAGCCATGGCTTGCTGTAGCATGAATAATTCTTTCATCAATTCCATGTGCTCTCATGATTTCTTGTTCTTTGATACAATGTTCTTCTGGGTATTGTTCAAAATCGAGATCATGTAAAAGCCCTACAATTCCCCAAAATGTCTCTTCTTCACCATAACCTAATTTTCGTGCAAAATATTTCATTGTTAGTTCCACAATCTCCGCATGCTCTAGATGAAATGCCTCCTTATTGTACTCAGTTAAAAGATTCCATGCCTCTTCTCTTGTTATCATCTTTACCATCTCCTGTTTCTATTTCATTAAATTCATTAAGTCTACTTTATATATTAAGTATTAAGCACACTTTATGCCACTAAAAGTTAAAGATAAGTTTTAACTCATTTTATATTATTTCATGTAAGGATTCAATTTTTTATTCTATATAGACTTTGATAATCAAATAAAAAAGCACTCCTCCAAGTAACGTGTATACATTACTGGATAAGTGCTTTTTTGCTCCAGACTCTTGAAAGATATCAAAAATGTTAATAAGAGATACATAAACAAGTTGCTGTCCCTCTTTATTGATATGTAATATAATAGCATTTGCTAAAAAATCTCATGAATATTTTTTTTAGTTCTTTCACATATTAAAATTATTAATAATATAAAGGAGGTTCATTATGGCACAATTAACTGCAAAAGAACTATCTGCAATTAACGAGTTACTAGCAGGAGAGTCACATTTAGTAAAAAAATTTCAACTGTTAGCAGATTCTACAACTAATGCTGAACTCAAAACACAATTTACTGATATTTCTAATAAGCATCAACAACATTTTAATTCTATATATGAATATCTACAATAAAGGAGACACTTATGACTAATTACGGAGATAAAGAGCTTCTAACAGATGCACTAGATGCGCAGAAAACAGAAACAAATAATTATAATACTTTCGCTAATGAATGTGCACATCCAAATCTTAGAAATACCTTTTTAAGTATTCTTAGTGAAGAACATGATATCCAATTCCAGGTATTTAATACAATGCATGCAGCTGGTTTTTACCCAACACCTCCAGCTGAACAAGCAAAAATTGATGAAGCAAAACAAACACATGCTTGCTGCTATAAAGCATCAAAATAACAAACTCTCATAAACCTTTATAAATAACCAGTAATCTATGTTTTGAGTTATTCCACATAAATTACTGGTTATTATGCTCCTTAGACTATTAAAAAAAATAAGCGTTCATCTGTATATCTTCTAAAACCTTATGATATACAAATGAATGCTTGACCATTCCTACCCTGTGCAGTATTTTTATTTTTTATGTTATTATAGCTGATATATATAATCAATTATCTAGTTTTTACTCATTAAGCTAGGGCAAACACTTGTCTTACAACTAGCATTGATCTATCCTTTTATGCTTTAGGTATTTATAATCATTCAAAAGGGTTAACCCTGTAGACCTTTTGACTGTCTTTCCATATCTTCAATGACAATATCATAAATTTCACCAAGTGAAGCACAGTATTCTAACACTTCCCAAGGTTCATTGGTATGGTAATGTATTTTAATGAGTTCTTCATCTCCTACTGCTAGTAGGCAGTCTCCCTTTAAATGATGATTAAAATAATCATTGATCTTATCTTCATCAAGATTTTTTCCTTCAATCAATAGCTGTGTATCATATCTGAATTCTAGCATATCCTTCTCCTTTTCTAATCTCTATTTACTCATTTAATTATTTATTTAGCCTTAGTTAAATATTATACCCCTATAAATATATCGTCAAGATACTGGTTTCTTTATAAAATGGACCTATATATAAAACTACAAAAAGTATGCATTTAGTGCTTGAATAGAAACAAAGATGTGCGAGAACTTTGACAATGATGTGCCTTTTTATTTGACAGATATATACCGAAATATTAGAATTAATAAAATATAGTTAATTTTAAAATTATTAAATAAAATATAAAAATAATTAAAAGTGAGAGGTGAAGAGAATTATGAAGTATTATGTAATTGATGCGTTTGCTAGCCAACTTTTTAGAGGCAATCCAGCTGGGGTTTGTCTGCTTGATAGCGAAATCCCAGATGCTTTGATGCAAAAAATAGCTTTTGAAAACAATCTTGCAGAAACTGCGTTTTTATTACATACAGAAGGTTCGTACCACTTACGCTGGTTTACACCTGAAGTCGAAATTGATTTATGTGGCCATGCAACACTGGCAACCGCATTTGTAGTTATGAATTATGTTGATCCTGCATTAACACATATCAGTTTTGAGACCAAAAGTGGACTCCTATCTGTTACCCGCAATAACGACATGTATACTATGAACTTCCCCAGCCGAATGCCTCAGCCAATAGAGATAACCCCTTTTTTAGAAAAGGCACTAAACTGTCATGTACTGGAGACTCATTTATCAAGAGACTTACTTGTTTTAGTAGAAAATGAAGCTACAGTTGTAAATCTAGATGTAAATATCAATATGCTGGCTGAAATGAGCAAAGATATTTCCTTTGCTGTGATTGTCACCGCGAAGGGAGATAGCTGCGATTTTGTATCAAGGTTTTTTGCACCAAATGCAGGGATTAATGAAGACCCAGTAACAGGCTCTGCACATAGTACACTAATACCATTTTGGAGCAAACGACTCAACAAATCAAAAATGGTAGCAAAACAGTTATCTCAACGAGGTGGGACATTAATTTGCGAGTATTTAGGAGAAAGAGTAAATATAAGTGGTAAGGCCATTTGCTATCTTGCTGGCGATATAATCCTATAGAGACCTCTTATTTATAAATTCTCACAATACGAACCATGCAATATACTCTTGCATACAATATACTAGATTTTCTCTTTTTTGCCCCCATAATTAAGAGATTACTGCTTTTAATGACACATTTCATTTACACAATATATAATCACTTCATAACATTATAGTAAAATCAAATCCTAAAGGTTCTTATACTCTGCTTAGAAAAGCTTACTAGCATTTTTCTAAGCATTTTTTAATGCATAAATTAAACAAACTATCTTTTGTTTTATATGTGAAATGCTTATTTTATATCACCATTTTTTCTATATGATTAAAATGCATATCATACTCTTTAATTATTTCAGCTAAGTTAATGCTCCAATATCTGTTTTCATAAAAGAATTTTATAGCCCTAAATTTTGAATAATAAAGCAGTTTTCCAAGCTTCACCTCCCTTAGAATTCTTTCACTTTTTTAACAATTCAGCTAACATATCTTTTTCTTTAAGTTGTTGCTTAAGCCTAAGGTTTTCTCGCCTAAGACGTTCTAATTCATCAACTTCATCATCTGTTTTATGATGACCTCTTTTATCTACTAATGCCTCTTCGCCATTAGTATCATATTTCTTAATCCATGAATAAATCTGACTATATGAAATACCAAATATAACTGCTGTCTCTTTGTAATTTCGCTCATGCTTGATACAGTATTCAACGGCCTCCTTACGTTCCTTAATAGTTGTTTTTCTTCTTGCTTGGCCATATAGACCTCCCGTTTAGGACATAATCACTAAGTTCTCTATTGGCATTATACATCTTAATCCAGTTTGCTAAAACTGCTTCGCAAGAAATGTTATATTTAGCCGTAATTTCATCTGTTGACATTTCTCCATCTAAATATATTTTGCAGCACATCTTTTTGAAATCAGATGTATATCTAGTGTTCCCAATTCCTCTAGCAAAGGCTAGTATTCCATGCTCCATATATCGCTGTGCCCATCGCCGAACTGTTTTAGACGTGATATTGTATTTAGATGCAATATCAATAGAAGATGCCAATCCATCTAAATACTCTTTAGCAACCATGACTCTCCATTCAGGTGTATGTGGTGATTCGGCCATAAAAAAATCCCCCTTAAGTAGACTTTGGTTATTTACCTTGTCTATATTAAGGGGAATCATATCATATTCTAGCCCGGTCCTACTTTTTGTTTATTAAGCTAAATAATTATTTATTACGATAAACTGAAATTTATTACTTTGTTATAGTTTCAACCTCAACTGAAAATTCTTCAAAAAAATCTTTTATATCCTGTTCTGTATCCACATTAAAACCTTCATACAAAATAAAATTACCGGTCGCTGAAACCGCTCCATCTTCTCCTACAGCAAACGAAATTGCTACTGGCACAGCACTTTCGTATGTGTAAAGATAAATTACATCCTCGGTTAATTCATCACTTACAAAAGTTTTTCCACCCGTACAAATGCTTGCAGCTGCCAGAGTCGCTGCTCCTCCCGTTGCATTGACTTGGTTAATAATTGCGCCATTCATTCTCGATTGCACATAGCCCTTCAATGTATCAGACAAACCCTCTGTTGCTTCACTACCTGTTATCTCCGCCAATGCTAAAAGAGTTTCTTCTGAAATTGCAACCTTGTAAATAGCTTTTGGCTCAGAAAAGTCTCCTTCTCCTGCATTTCTCACTATATCCTGTATTTCGCTACTCGCAGAATATATTTTCAAGTATGTATCATTGCTTGCCATTTCCTCCATTAAAGAAATTACTTCAAGCCCCTCCTCATACAATGTTTTATTAGAGCTGTTTCCTCCTCCACAACCACACACCCCCAATACCAGTACTACAGATATTCCTATCGTAATAATTCTTTTTTTCATAAGCCACCTCTAACTTCCAATTTATATTTCTTATATATAAATATAATCCTAAATAAACATTATTCTTTTTTTAATATATAGTCAAATAAACTCTATAACTCTTACTTATATTTTCAAAACAAATTCGCATTTTATCTATTTATTCTTGCTAAAGTTTTATTTATTTTTGAGTTATTTTTCCAGCTGGTTAAGACCATCTTACCAAACTTAAAACTACCGAGTTAATGAGCTTTAGATAAGATGGCCCTTCATGTGTCCTTATTTGACAAATACACACAAAAATATTAGAATTAAAAAAATAATGTGTACAATAACTTATCTTAATAGGAGGTTCTACGCATGGAGCGATCAGATATTGCTTTTTACAAACAAATTGAACAAAACTTTATTGAGTTTGCAGAAAGCCGTCATGATATACGAGCTGCTTTTGTTATTGGTTCACGCGCTCGTTCAGATCATCCTGCCGATGAGTGGTCTGATATGGACATTGTGTTCTATACAACAAACCCAAATTTTTATCTTCAGCAGCAAGATTGGCTGGACAAAATCGGTGATATTCTATGCTCTTTTGTTTTTCAAACTGCAGGTGGTGATCCAGAGCGGCTTAATTTATTTAAAGATGGTCATCAGGTTGATTTTGTAATTCATTCTGTCGACACCTTGCGTGATATTGTGTCCGCAAAGGTAGTTCCCAGTAATTTTTATCGAGGAGTCCGCGTCATTGTTGATAAAGATCATCTTAGCAATGCCATTATGCCAGCCCATTTTCAGCCGCCGGAAGTTTTATCCATCTCAGAGGCAGCCTACTTACAAGTTGTGAATATGTTTTGGTTCATATCACTATATATTGCAAAGCAGTTGCTCCGTGGAGAATTGTGGGTGGCTAAAATGCGTGACTATGATGCCAAAGGACTTCTTCTACAAATGATAGAGTGGCACGAAAAAGTAGTGTTTGGTAGCGAGTATGACACATGGCATGCAGGACGCTTTATGAATGAATGGGTTGATGAAGATACTCAGGCAGCACTTTCTAAATCCTTTGGCAGATTTAATCAGGTTGACAGTTGGAATGCGTTACTATCAACCATAAATCTTTTTCAGAAACTGTCAGCAGAAGTTGCCCTAAAAATGCAGTATTCTCGTCCCGAAGCACTTGAAACCTATATATCTGACTGGATAAAAGCGAAATCAGAGATAGTCAATTAAATTATTTATTATTTTTTGTATATATTTCTCTGATTTCATTTTTTATATATTATGCCCTTTTCAAATTCTTTTTTAATGCATAGATTCTATTTTTAGTATTATATTAGGAGTGTAGTAACGTTGATGTTTTTTCTCCTACTTAGTTATTATCTACTCCGATCCGTCTTTGGGTCCTTATCGGGGCCATTAATATTTGAGCCTAGTATGTTTTTCCTATTACACCCTTCATCAATCATTGTAATTAGTCTTGTTGTCCTCTTCTTCGGCTTTAATATTGGCTTCTACAGTCTTTTTAACAGCTTCTTGCTGTTTTTTTTAATTCTTTTTCCACTCTGTAGATTTCTTTAGCCATTTCTTTCTTATATCCAACAGATTGCTTAGAATGCTCCGCAATACCTAAGCCTTTAGTAAAGAGGCTTAAAGCATAGTGACTTTTATTCTAACTATGGTTTAGTATTCTATACAGAAATAGACAATTCCTTTGATACTCACAATTTAACCCGATTATCTACAATATAACAAAAAAATAGGTGTACCTTATAGGAATTTTCATTTCCTAATGCACACCTATGCAACTAGACTATTTGAAAATAATGTCCCAATTAAAACTGTACAAGCATTGCTAGGACATAAAGATATAGCTACAACTATGAAGATATTCACTTATGTAATGCGAAAAACTGACAAATGAAGTTCAGTGCTAAAATAATACTTGGTTAGGTCCTGCATCTTTTAGGGCCCATTTTTTATATCATTTAAAATAACGTTGCAAATTATTTACAAGTTTTTGAATTATTGCAACCCAAAAACAAAAATAGCTAAAGCCTGTATCTATTGATATCCTAAGCTTTAGCTATATACTTTATGACCCATACGGGAATCGAACCCATGATTTCACCGTGAGAGGGTGAAAAAGGTATTTTTAATGAAATACTTGATACTCAATGCACAGCTAGTATTTTCAAGTATTTAAGAGCCTTTTATTTATTTTCTTGTTTTTCATTTTTTGCTTTGAATCATAGGTGTTTATTTAAATTTATTTGCAGTAAAATTTGCAGTTATTAATTTTCGCCCTCGCTTACACTCCATAATGCTTCTAAGTTAATCGTATGACTTTGTGGCTGATATTTTTCCTCCAATTTATCTACCTTTATAAGTACTGGGAAATTGCATGCAGTTCCCGTCATAATACACCCACCTTGCGGAAGAATAGGTATCATCTCAAATGATGCTCCATCTAAAAATGAAACGCTCCTTCCAATTGCTTTAATGTCTTCATTATTTACTAAACGATGTAAAAAATAATTATGCAATTGTGAAATAATAGTTTCGGAAATATCAGATGGTCTCTGACTTGATATAGTTAAGAATACCCCAAATTTTCTTCCCTCTTTGATTATTTCTTCAAACAATTCAAGCCTATAATCTTTCCACATGCTACTCTCACGATCCGATTGCTTAGATAAAATATTATGTGCTTCATCAACTATTATAAATAATGAACTACTCTGATTTTCTTGTAACTTATGAAAATCATATGCCCTCTTACACACTATCATAGGAATAATTTTTCTCATCTCAATATTAACTTCGACCAATGATATTATCTGTAAATTTTCATCTATAACATCAGCATTATCAAGTTTAAAAATCTTTCTTATCTCTAATAAACGATTGTCTAATCGTCTAAGTAATGGGGCAATATGCTCTTCATTTATATACCCCCTTGCTACATCATTTGCATATTGTAATTTTACTATAAACTCAAATCTATCCCATTCATCTATGTTCTCTTCTTCATCTTTGTATTTTAGATTATCTTGAGTAATAACTTGCAGTAAATTTATCACATACTGATTATGCTTAAAATCATCTTCACTATTAAAATAAATATTGGCTTGATCGATTATGTATAACTTTCTACTAGTACTATGATATGCTAGCTTTCCAAATAAATTATCCACTTCCGCAGAACAATTATCAAATCCCAAACTCAATATTTCTTTATAATACTTTTTTAGCGTACTAAATTTATCAGCATAGTCATAAATACTATTTATCATTTCTCTTATTTCATTAAGTATACTATTATTTTGTACTGATGCACTAAATTTTTGAATACACTTCTTTAAGAAAGGCTGTTGTGTTTTTTCAGTTGCTTCTAGAATAATTGACCAAAATTCTAAGTCTTCAATGGCTTTTTTATCAATTGGGAATAACTCTTCTCCTCTTCTTGTCGATAGATGATATACTTTTTTATTTACATTTGATATTGTATTTTCATATTCACCGTTAAAGTCAATAATAAGAAACTTACTACTATTTTTAAATACTTCACTTTCTTTATATATATCAAATAGTTCCTTATATATCTTTGCCAACGTATTCGATTTACCACTTCCAGTATTTCCAAATATGCCTATATGGCTTGCAAACAAACTCTGAACTCCGATTTTTAATTTATACTTATTGTACCCTATAATTTCTCCAATAGTTATCGTAGAAGCATTATTAGCTGAAAATGCGAATACACTTTGTATTTCTTCTTCAGAAAGTATATATACGTAATTTGATATTAATGGTAACTCAGATAGCCCTCTATGAAATCTATCTTGTCTATCCATATATCCTATTAAACTAATTTCAATTACTCTATGAATTTGCTCCTCTTTATCATAGTAAATAACCTGCTTATTAGGATTTAGTAACGTAAATTCTCCTTCTATTTTTCCAATTATATCTTGAAATCCCTTCCTTATTTTTACAAAGCCGCCCACTGATACATTCTTAATTACTTCCCCACAATAATTTAAATTTGATTCATTTTTATCTTTATAGACTTTGGCTCTTACCTTTTGCCCTCTAACTTCAATAACTTCCCCTATTTTAAGTATTTCGATATCCATACCTAGTTTCCCTCTCTTTGCCAAATTTTTTACTTAATATAGAAGAACTTAAGAACTTATTCAACTGCATTAAATCTAGCTTTGTCTCTTGTACTGCACACGCAACTTCTTCCTCATTTTTCCCTCCTTCTATTTCTTCTGTTTCTTCTGTTTCTGCCTCTTCACATAAAGTTTCATCTCCTTCAATAACACTTCCATTTTTTTCTTTATCTAAAGTTACAATCCAAACATTATTTAACAACTCAAATTTATCCATAAATGAATTAATATCTTTTACTTGATATGCAAAAATAATCATGATTAAAGATGGATTATTCAATGCTCTTAATGTAATTTCATGAATATGTTCATCAGCAAATGAAAAACCAAATACCATTAAAATAACATTATTCTTTTCTAATTCATTAGAATAAATTCTTAATAACTCATAATAGTTCTTATCCAATAATGTATCACTAAATTTTTCTTTGGTAGGATTTACTATCTTAAATGATTCCTGATACATTTTAGTTAATGGTTTCCATATATTGTTTAAATCAGCATCTTCAACATTAAAATTTTCAAGTAACTCATCAATAAACAATTTATTCACTTCATTCCAGTTTGCACCTTTTACCTTCTCCCATATTTCTCTTATTTCATCTTTCTTAGTATCAATTAATTCATGTACATGAGTATTAAATTCATTTAAAGATTGTTTATAATCTCCATAACAAAATCTGCTATCACTGTATTTTTTCCATGTAATAGAACCATGTATTTTAAACAAATTAACAATTGGTATCTCAGTCACTCTATCAGAAAATAATACTTGCTTCTCAAAAATCATATTGTAATGTGCTGTTGAAAAATATGGTATTATTCGCCCAACAAATCCATCATTATATACAATATTCGCTTCCTCAAATGATAGTTCTAAAAAAACGTCATAATTAGTTGTAAAAATATTTACTTGCTTATGTAATGTTGCACTTTCTCGCTTATTTAAAATATGTTTTATCATACTAATAAACTCTATTTGAGCCTTTAAATCTGTTTTATTGGCATGTTGATCAATAGGGTAAATACACTCCTCAAAGAATTTT
Coding sequences:
- a CDS encoding SIR2 family protein, translated to MAQIKYLYDEQFISDMVELIESNSINFLLGAGFSAPLLGTLGNIEKVMEIIKKDKNNKYVALESILYLKFFEECIYPIDQHANKTDLKAQIEFISMIKHILNKRESATLHKQVNIFTTNYDVFLELSFEEANIVYNDGFVGRIIPYFSTAHYNMIFEKQVLFSDRVTEIPIVNLFKIHGSITWKKYSDSRFCYGDYKQSLNEFNTHVHELIDTKKDEIREIWEKVKGANWNEVNKLFIDELLENFNVEDADLNNIWKPLTKMYQESFKIVNPTKEKFSDTLLDKNYYELLRIYSNELEKNNVILMVFGFSFADEHIHEITLRALNNPSLIMIIFAYQVKDINSFMDKFELLNNVWIVTLDKEKNGSVIEGDETLCEEAETEETEEIEGGKNEEEVACAVQETKLDLMQLNKFLSSSILSKKFGKERETRYGYRNT